In Dehalococcoidia bacterium, a single window of DNA contains:
- a CDS encoding bifunctional glycosyltransferase 87/phosphatase PAP2 family protein, translating to MLLFGFVTAGMLAWWDVADMYHARQERRSPRGPHEDYVVFYSAGRLVREGHGWLLYDVPTVADAEVRSMGRGVGGTGVLAYFNPPFVAAAFAPLSALPIEWAAVLIGISCTALALASALALERLLALESRRQRLFFWLWFLSLHSVTWCVLHGQLSLLMMMGWLFFIVFQMKGRESLSGAALALLLVKPQMAVLPLALLLWKRRWQTLATFAAIAWCLAMVSIAVAGVSVVFEYPRFLIESMGWEGKWGVTPQGMFGWSGFASRFLDNGSAGHLTLTWTLDAVTLLGALFCLRGRWEPARPRFLLQCAALILASLLLNPHLYMQDLTMMALAVVLGVAFARRTGQGLHLWIGLALLTWVAQLWGLRLLDDAGVNVLTPTLALLLVAAAVSLEKRPVVAASRGARPESGRPVEVNLVLILQAAYVAFIVAACVVRNTFLMPDVIFLLLLLGFVWGRRRMQFARDFAPFVLLLLSYDALRGFADDLAANVHIDYPITLERLLFFGRVPTQILQRWLSDEGVTHWYDSAAALMHAAHFVVPLAFAALIWQYRRGQYWRFITALLLLSYAGFITYLLLPTAPPWWASANGHLEGVRIVHLSSHTAFLYDKVSPNSVAAMPSLHAAYPWLFFLFACRLWGKRGWPVVLYPLTVFFSSVYLGHHYVVDIIGGVIYASVAYAVLCPIGDYLARNRWSPLFRLIRVRPRIRGLEPAGGEAIGATARVAEERVTAQGRSP from the coding sequence GTGCTCCTCTTCGGCTTCGTTACCGCCGGCATGCTCGCCTGGTGGGACGTGGCCGATATGTACCACGCCCGTCAGGAGCGGCGCAGCCCCCGCGGGCCGCACGAGGACTACGTCGTCTTCTATTCGGCGGGACGCCTCGTGCGCGAGGGCCACGGCTGGCTGCTCTACGACGTGCCGACGGTCGCCGACGCCGAGGTGCGGTCGATGGGACGGGGCGTGGGCGGGACAGGCGTGCTTGCCTACTTCAACCCTCCGTTCGTCGCCGCCGCCTTCGCGCCGCTTTCCGCCCTCCCCATCGAGTGGGCCGCCGTACTCATCGGTATCAGTTGCACAGCCCTGGCGCTGGCGTCCGCGTTGGCTCTGGAGCGGCTGCTCGCCCTGGAGAGCCGCCGTCAGCGCCTGTTCTTCTGGCTCTGGTTCCTCTCGCTGCACTCCGTGACTTGGTGTGTCCTGCACGGGCAGCTCTCGCTGCTGATGATGATGGGATGGCTCTTCTTCATCGTCTTCCAGATGAAAGGGCGCGAGTCTCTCTCCGGTGCGGCGCTGGCGCTGCTACTGGTGAAGCCGCAGATGGCCGTGCTGCCGCTGGCGCTGCTGCTGTGGAAACGGCGCTGGCAAACGCTGGCCACGTTTGCCGCCATCGCCTGGTGTCTCGCCATGGTGTCTATCGCCGTGGCCGGCGTCTCGGTCGTCTTCGAGTACCCGCGCTTTCTCATCGAGAGCATGGGCTGGGAGGGCAAGTGGGGCGTGACGCCGCAGGGCATGTTCGGGTGGAGCGGGTTCGCGTCCCGCTTCCTGGACAATGGCAGCGCGGGACACCTGACACTGACTTGGACGCTGGACGCCGTCACGCTGCTGGGGGCGCTGTTCTGCTTGCGGGGCAGGTGGGAGCCTGCAAGGCCGCGCTTCCTCCTCCAGTGCGCGGCGCTGATTCTGGCGTCGCTTCTGCTGAACCCGCACCTCTACATGCAGGACCTGACGATGATGGCGCTGGCGGTCGTCCTGGGTGTGGCCTTCGCGCGACGCACGGGACAGGGGCTCCACCTCTGGATTGGGCTGGCGCTGTTGACGTGGGTCGCGCAGCTCTGGGGGTTGCGCCTTCTCGACGACGCCGGGGTGAACGTTCTCACGCCGACACTGGCGCTGCTGCTCGTCGCGGCGGCCGTCTCGTTGGAGAAAAGGCCGGTGGTTGCCGCGTCGCGGGGCGCCCGGCCGGAGAGCGGCAGGCCCGTCGAGGTGAATCTTGTGCTCATCCTGCAGGCGGCCTACGTCGCCTTTATCGTCGCCGCGTGCGTCGTCCGAAACACATTCCTGATGCCGGACGTCATCTTCCTGCTGCTGCTGCTCGGCTTCGTGTGGGGGCGACGGCGGATGCAGTTCGCCCGCGATTTCGCGCCCTTCGTCCTGCTGCTGCTGTCGTACGACGCGCTGCGCGGGTTCGCCGACGACCTCGCGGCGAACGTCCACATCGATTATCCGATCACGCTGGAGCGGCTCCTCTTTTTCGGACGCGTCCCGACGCAGATATTGCAGCGCTGGCTCTCCGATGAAGGGGTGACGCACTGGTACGACTCGGCGGCGGCGCTGATGCACGCGGCGCACTTCGTCGTGCCGCTGGCGTTCGCGGCGCTCATCTGGCAGTACCGGCGCGGACAGTACTGGCGGTTCATAACGGCGCTGCTCCTGCTGTCGTACGCCGGCTTCATCACTTACCTGCTGTTGCCGACGGCGCCGCCGTGGTGGGCGAGCGCGAACGGCCATCTCGAGGGGGTGAGGATCGTCCACCTGTCGTCGCACACCGCCTTCCTCTACGACAAGGTGAGCCCGAATTCGGTGGCGGCGATGCCGTCGCTGCACGCGGCCTACCCCTGGCTCTTCTTCCTGTTCGCCTGCCGGCTGTGGGGTAAGCGGGGCTGGCCTGTCGTCCTGTATCCGCTCACGGTGTTCTTCAGCAGCGTTTATCTGGGGCACCACTACGTGGTCGACATCATCGGCGGGGTCATCTACGCGAGCGTGGCGTATGCAGTGCTCTGCCCTATTGGCGACTACCTCGCCCGAAATAGGTGGTCACCCTTATTCCGCCTCATAAGGGTCAGGCCCAGAATAAGAGGCCTGGAGCCGGCGGGCGGCGAGGCGATCGGCGCGACAGCGAGGGTCGCCGAGGAGCGGGTGACCGCGCAGGGAAGGAGCCCGTAG
- a CDS encoding DUF2723 domain-containing protein, which yields MSAVIETAAAEGVRARLSRVLPATLVSARARDWVLAGAVFAVSFAVYNLTLAPGLTYASLDGNELATVPHQLGLLHSPGYPFYTWLGKLFTLVPVGDVAYRMNLMSATGAAGACALLYAIVVLLARNRPIALFAALLFSFSPALWSQAVITEVYAANAFMFALTVFLFLRWGERLRRGMGSGGRDTAARLLFCGGCLVFGLSLGTHLSNLALAPALAVYVFLLRRLRPLDPRTLLAGAGLFALAACQFVWLPLRADTLNDELMLRYKPDDPGSIYAYVFNVFSEDRFAFPLSALPDRLSTYAGLVSENFGIVGCGLALAGAWEMLRRQRKAFCFLGIAYLVEIAYFTQYNVPDIAVFFIPAHLLFAVFVAFGVRRLFTATAGVVPRRSATRAVLSLSFCALFAVPLTLQVSGGWSQNDRSGDTTVKDFYQEVIRAVPENSVLLGRPGVPGFDLFHHYLTSNPRPSVDIPQLEAPDAFTAAALDGRPLYLVAAPEVIRHSTKGLEGQALLPQDLWYVPVLAAPSRHVSWLGGRPLTLYRAQTEPPPFVLGEAHPQHAVGVEMDGVRFLGFDIDRERVAAGGTLHLRLYWQAVKPPALSFYKVSLVLGDARFRETHTLGFGLIERVQREGRFSAGFTFVEDYRLVVASGLSEGKHTLRLLTCDFGTMGSREEASVDLIEIDVVRP from the coding sequence ATGAGCGCCGTAATCGAGACCGCCGCCGCAGAAGGAGTCCGCGCCCGTCTTTCGCGCGTTCTGCCCGCTACCCTCGTTTCCGCCCGCGCGCGGGACTGGGTGCTTGCCGGCGCGGTCTTCGCCGTCAGCTTCGCTGTCTATAATCTCACGCTCGCTCCCGGCCTCACCTACGCCAGCCTGGACGGCAACGAGCTTGCGACTGTCCCCCATCAACTGGGGCTCCTGCACTCGCCCGGCTACCCGTTCTACACCTGGCTCGGAAAGCTCTTCACGCTTGTGCCCGTCGGCGACGTGGCCTACCGAATGAACCTCATGTCGGCGACGGGAGCTGCCGGCGCGTGCGCATTACTGTATGCCATCGTTGTTCTTCTGGCGAGGAACCGTCCGATCGCGCTTTTCGCCGCCCTTCTCTTCTCGTTCTCGCCGGCGTTGTGGTCGCAGGCCGTCATCACCGAAGTCTACGCGGCGAACGCCTTCATGTTCGCGCTGACCGTTTTCCTGTTCCTGAGATGGGGCGAGCGTCTTCGCCGCGGCATGGGCTCTGGGGGCCGGGACACCGCCGCCCGCTTGCTTTTCTGTGGAGGCTGCCTGGTCTTCGGGCTCAGTCTGGGGACGCACCTCTCGAACCTGGCGCTGGCGCCCGCGCTGGCGGTCTACGTCTTCCTGCTGCGTCGCCTTCGCCCCCTCGACCCGCGGACGCTGCTGGCGGGCGCGGGGCTGTTCGCGCTGGCCGCCTGCCAGTTCGTCTGGCTGCCCCTACGCGCCGACACCCTGAACGATGAGCTGATGCTCCGCTACAAACCGGACGATCCCGGCAGCATCTACGCATACGTGTTCAACGTCTTCTCCGAAGACCGTTTCGCGTTTCCGCTCTCGGCGCTACCCGACAGGCTATCAACTTACGCCGGCCTGGTGAGCGAGAACTTCGGCATCGTCGGCTGCGGGCTGGCGCTTGCCGGAGCGTGGGAGATGCTCCGGCGGCAAAGGAAGGCGTTCTGCTTCCTAGGCATAGCGTACCTGGTGGAGATCGCCTACTTCACGCAGTACAACGTGCCCGATATCGCGGTCTTCTTCATTCCCGCGCACCTGCTGTTCGCAGTGTTCGTCGCGTTCGGCGTCCGCCGGCTTTTCACAGCGACGGCGGGTGTCGTGCCGCGACGCTCCGCGACTCGTGCCGTTTTATCGCTCTCCTTCTGCGCGCTGTTCGCTGTCCCGCTGACGCTCCAGGTCAGCGGCGGCTGGTCGCAAAACGACCGCTCAGGCGATACGACGGTGAAAGACTTCTATCAGGAGGTGATCCGCGCCGTGCCGGAGAACAGCGTCCTGCTCGGCCGGCCCGGCGTTCCCGGCTTCGACCTGTTCCATCACTACTTGACGAGCAACCCGCGCCCGAGCGTCGACATCCCGCAGCTTGAAGCGCCTGATGCCTTTACGGCGGCCGCGCTTGATGGCCGTCCGCTCTACCTTGTGGCGGCGCCCGAGGTAATCAGGCATTCGACGAAGGGGCTGGAGGGGCAGGCGCTCTTGCCGCAGGACCTGTGGTACGTGCCCGTGCTGGCGGCGCCGTCGCGCCATGTCTCCTGGTTGGGTGGACGCCCGCTCACGCTCTATCGGGCCCAGACTGAGCCCCCGCCGTTTGTCCTGGGGGAGGCGCACCCGCAGCACGCGGTCGGCGTGGAGATGGACGGCGTACGCTTCCTCGGCTTTGACATCGATCGAGAGCGGGTGGCCGCGGGCGGTACCCTTCATCTGAGGCTGTACTGGCAGGCCGTCAAGCCGCCCGCGCTCAGCTTTTACAAGGTGTCGCTCGTCCTCGGCGACGCCCGTTTTCGCGAGACGCACACGCTGGGCTTCGGCCTCATCGAGCGGGTGCAGCGGGAGGGACGCTTTTCAGCGGGCTTCACGTTCGTCGAGGATTACCGGCTCGTTGTGGCCTCGGGGTTGTCGGAGGGGAAGCACACGCTGCGTCTCTTGACGTGCGATTTCGGGACGATGGGTTCACGCGAGGAAGCGTCCGTGGACCTCATCGAGATCGACGTAGTCCGGCCGTAG
- a CDS encoding Ni/Fe hydrogenase subunit alpha: protein MSTQIDLEELTKIEGHATLRLRVDDGRVEHLEIRSLEGSRYFEGILRGRLYSEASEIATRICGICSCAHCLAAHQAIENALGIVPSAQTHELRRLLNLGESIRSHAAHLYFLALPDYLGVPSTLSIALEQRGAVERAIQLMKLGNDMVRLLAGRDIHPVSVTVGGHLKIPTQEQLTGIRERLEQLRPAAVATAELFNSLPYPELHVKLERFSLYSDSEYALIAGSIRSDEHEFEQRDYGKFVSEYHSPEQTANFVVREGHAYMVGALSRLANSKELLSSDAAALLRAGPVPQGLDNPFLINPAQAIELVQNFDDALAILSNLRPEPEPPPEIWVQAGHGIAAVEAPRGVLWHEYELDDTGHILHANIITPTAQNLRAMEESLAALLPEVVHEGKEAVVAAAEKLIRAYDPCLSCAVHFLNVEWL from the coding sequence ATGAGCACGCAGATAGACCTTGAGGAACTGACGAAGATCGAGGGGCACGCTACCCTCAGGCTGCGGGTCGATGACGGACGGGTCGAACACCTGGAGATACGCTCGCTGGAAGGCAGCCGCTACTTCGAGGGGATCCTGCGCGGACGCCTGTACAGCGAAGCTTCGGAGATAGCGACGCGCATATGCGGCATCTGTAGCTGCGCCCACTGCCTGGCAGCCCATCAGGCCATCGAGAACGCGCTCGGCATCGTCCCCAGCGCGCAGACGCACGAGCTGCGGCGGCTCCTCAATCTCGGCGAAAGTATCCGCAGTCACGCAGCGCACCTGTATTTCCTGGCACTGCCCGACTATCTCGGCGTGCCGTCCACACTCTCGATTGCGCTCGAGCAGCGGGGGGCAGTTGAGAGGGCCATCCAGCTCATGAAGCTGGGGAACGACATGGTGCGGTTGCTGGCGGGGCGAGATATACATCCCGTGTCGGTGACTGTCGGCGGTCACCTGAAGATACCGACGCAGGAGCAACTAACGGGCATTCGAGAGCGGCTGGAGCAGCTCCGGCCGGCCGCCGTGGCGACGGCTGAGCTCTTCAACAGCCTCCCCTATCCCGAGTTGCACGTCAAGCTGGAACGCTTCTCGCTTTACAGCGACAGCGAGTACGCGCTAATAGCGGGCTCCATACGAAGCGATGAGCATGAATTCGAGCAGCGGGACTACGGGAAGTTTGTGAGCGAGTACCATTCGCCGGAGCAGACGGCGAACTTCGTGGTGCGCGAAGGGCACGCGTACATGGTGGGCGCCCTCTCGCGGCTGGCGAACAGCAAAGAGTTGTTGTCATCGGATGCGGCGGCGCTGCTGCGGGCGGGCCCCGTGCCCCAGGGTCTGGACAACCCGTTCTTGATCAACCCGGCGCAGGCCATCGAGCTGGTGCAGAACTTCGATGACGCGCTGGCGATCCTCTCGAACTTGCGGCCAGAGCCGGAGCCTCCGCCGGAGATATGGGTGCAGGCGGGGCACGGCATCGCCGCCGTTGAAGCGCCGCGCGGGGTGCTCTGGCACGAGTACGAGCTGGACGACACGGGCCACATCCTGCACGCGAACATCATCACTCCCACGGCGCAAAACCTGCGGGCGATGGAGGAAAGTCTCGCAGCGCTGTTGCCGGAGGTTGTGCATGAGGGGAAGGAGGCGGTGGTCGCCGCAGCGGAGAAGCTAATCAGGGCTTACGACCCGTGCCTCTCCTGCGCGGTGCACTTCTTGAATGTTGAATGGCTGTGA
- a CDS encoding FAD/NAD(P)-binding protein encodes MRTSEKVLIPIATKVLSAVRETPDGVTLTLDLRLGHSPGQFLQLSVVGIGEAPISIASWGGDTTTVHVREVGNVTRALAACRAGDTLYARGPYGNGFPMDATWRQSLVLVGGGCGVAPVRGVIQYILAHRGDYEDVVAFLGYRNPAELLFQAEIERWRRDIDLHISFDNMDGGCDFAATQGFVTDLVRQKEIPGGGSTAFLCGPPIMMTVASRVLMEKGMPEDRIWLSMERLMYCGLGECCHCMIGGKYTCVDGPVFRLDTIKEHIHE; translated from the coding sequence ATGCGCACTAGTGAAAAGGTACTGATCCCGATAGCGACAAAGGTACTGAGCGCCGTGAGGGAGACGCCGGACGGCGTTACCCTGACCCTCGATCTCCGCCTGGGGCACAGTCCGGGCCAGTTCCTGCAACTGTCCGTGGTGGGGATAGGCGAAGCGCCGATCTCCATCGCCTCCTGGGGCGGGGATACCACAACGGTGCACGTCAGAGAGGTGGGCAACGTGACGCGGGCGCTGGCCGCCTGCCGCGCCGGCGACACTCTCTACGCCCGCGGCCCCTACGGCAACGGCTTCCCCATGGATGCGACGTGGCGGCAGAGCCTCGTCCTGGTTGGCGGCGGCTGCGGAGTGGCGCCGGTGAGGGGCGTCATCCAGTACATACTGGCGCACCGCGGCGACTACGAAGACGTCGTCGCCTTCCTCGGCTACCGCAACCCCGCCGAGCTGCTGTTCCAGGCCGAGATCGAGCGCTGGCGCCGGGACATTGACCTGCACATCTCATTCGACAACATGGACGGCGGCTGCGATTTCGCCGCCACGCAGGGCTTCGTCACCGACCTGGTCCGTCAGAAAGAGATACCCGGCGGAGGCAGCACGGCCTTTCTTTGCGGCCCGCCCATCATGATGACCGTGGCGAGCAGGGTGCTAATGGAGAAGGGCATGCCGGAAGACAGGATATGGCTCTCGATGGAGCGGCTGATGTACTGCGGACTCGGTGAGTGCTGTCACTGCATGATAGGCGGGAAATACACCTGCGTGGACGGACCCGTGTTCCGGCTGGACACGATAAAGGAGCACATCCATGAGTGA
- a CDS encoding 4Fe-4S dicluster domain-containing protein — MANYRFDEAQLAPFIASLSKHYQVFAPVRSDVVRLQEVTSGANIDLSENIYIPPKELFFPQSDPLFHFDGQKMSLPAVAVAPRVLFGIRRCDLNAITHQDMLYCQARRDPSYAARREATVLIGYHCAEPPSPYCFCGSVGLKDCQDLMFVPREGYFLVETGSEKGEELVHRFPRYFQPTSERLRDEDRRTPGTERLATDNIAPFFNDERWEEGVRNCLSCGACTTLCPNCYCYEIGDEVELGDLNRGTRCRYWSSCQLREFTRVAGDHIFRNDRSDRFRHRIYHQMEYFRERYGVTLCTGCGRCIAYCPTRIDWVDIVNRMVSHAH, encoded by the coding sequence ATGGCTAATTACAGATTCGACGAGGCGCAGCTGGCCCCGTTCATCGCTTCCCTCTCCAAACACTACCAGGTCTTCGCCCCCGTACGGAGCGATGTGGTGCGCTTGCAGGAGGTGACGTCGGGCGCCAACATCGACCTGAGCGAGAACATCTACATACCGCCCAAGGAACTGTTCTTTCCGCAGAGCGACCCCCTCTTCCACTTCGATGGACAGAAGATGTCACTGCCGGCGGTAGCGGTCGCCCCGCGGGTGCTCTTTGGCATCCGGCGCTGCGACCTGAACGCCATCACCCATCAGGACATGCTCTACTGCCAGGCGCGCAGGGACCCGTCGTACGCGGCGCGGCGCGAGGCCACAGTCCTCATCGGCTATCACTGCGCTGAGCCGCCGAGCCCTTACTGCTTCTGCGGCAGCGTCGGGCTCAAGGACTGCCAGGACCTGATGTTCGTGCCGCGAGAGGGCTACTTCCTGGTGGAGACGGGGTCGGAGAAGGGCGAGGAGCTTGTGCACCGGTTCCCGCGCTACTTCCAGCCGACTTCGGAGAGGCTGCGCGATGAGGACCGCCGCACGCCCGGGACGGAACGGCTGGCTACCGATAATATCGCTCCGTTCTTCAATGACGAGCGGTGGGAGGAAGGGGTGCGGAATTGCCTATCCTGCGGCGCCTGCACAACTCTCTGCCCCAACTGCTACTGCTACGAGATAGGTGATGAGGTGGAGCTGGGCGACCTGAACCGCGGGACAAGGTGCCGCTACTGGTCAAGCTGCCAGTTGCGGGAGTTCACGCGGGTCGCCGGCGACCACATCTTCCGGAACGACCGGAGCGATCGCTTCCGCCACCGCATCTACCACCAGATGGAGTACTTCCGTGAGCGGTACGGCGTCACCCTCTGCACCGGCTGCGGCCGCTGCATCGCCTACTGCCCGACGCGGATCGATTGGGTGGACATAGTGAACCGGATGGTAAGCCATGCGCACTAG
- a CDS encoding universal stress protein, which translates to MALLKERTTGHEEQTFEGKGGKTMRILVPVDGTRECEEAVPLAARMAESLGADIYLVRLVEVIDAFSPYRYDPDVVKIVGETREYLHDLVTRWELPVEKTQCLVQHTDNAAKELVAIAKAQEIDLIVMATHGKKGLRRLFQGSVSDEVIKTRACPVMVVPPAATVGARHWYERLPVPGRGERARAQATR; encoded by the coding sequence ATGGCACTGCTGAAAGAAAGAACAACCGGTCACGAAGAGCAGACGTTCGAGGGAAAGGGGGGAAAGACGATGCGTATCCTGGTACCGGTCGACGGAACGAGAGAGTGCGAGGAGGCGGTACCCCTGGCGGCGAGGATGGCCGAGTCCCTGGGTGCCGACATCTACCTGGTCCGGCTGGTCGAGGTGATTGACGCCTTCAGCCCCTACCGATACGACCCCGACGTCGTGAAGATCGTGGGTGAGACGAGGGAGTACCTCCACGACCTGGTCACGCGCTGGGAGCTGCCGGTGGAGAAGACTCAGTGCCTGGTCCAGCACACCGACAACGCTGCAAAGGAGCTGGTTGCCATCGCCAAGGCGCAGGAGATCGACCTGATCGTGATGGCGACGCACGGGAAGAAGGGGCTCAGGCGCCTCTTCCAGGGTAGCGTCTCTGACGAGGTCATCAAGACCAGGGCCTGCCCGGTGATGGTCGTTCCTCCCGCTGCGACCGTCGGAGCCCGCCACTGGTACGAGCGGCTCCCGGTCCCCGGTCGCGGCGAGCGGGCGAGAGCTCAGGCGACGCGCTAG